In Conger conger chromosome 5, fConCon1.1, whole genome shotgun sequence, the DNA window ATAACATCAGGACTCTCAAGATGCCGCACCATACCAACAATTGTATTCTGGATGTTCTTTATGGAGGATTTGAGGTTTTCCAGGACTTGACTCGCAGGGAAGGCCTCGTCAGAACCAGGCATGGTTACTTGTATGGTGCTCAAGTTGGTAATGATGGCATCAATGTAGGGCTCCAGATAGTCATTGATCTTTTGTACAGCTTGTTCAATTACTGCAGAAACAGAGCTCATAACATTGTGGGTGAGCACTGGTAAAGTGGGCTTTCCTTCCAACCCAGGTACCTGGAACTCCCTCAAGAACTGAATAACTTTGTCTAGCACCGTCGTGATGGTATTTTGGTACTGTGTGATGAGGTGCCTAAAGAGAATGGTAAACTCGCTTGTTTCTGGGAGGTCAACCGGCTCAAATAAGGCAGAGATTATATTCTTAAGCTCTTGTGAAGCACTGCGGATGTCCATGTCAAAGAGTTCACTGTGGTACTTGTCGACAGTACTGTACAGGGAGGCAGTGATGTCTGGCAACCTCTCCTTCAATCCCAGGAATATGTCTGTCATGATTTCCTTGTTCCAGTCAGTTTGAAGGCTCTGAGACGCTTTGACATTCAGGATATCCACATCAACCTTAGGTTCAGACTGGGATGTAAGAGAAACACAATCATAtaacacatttctttctttacctatattttagtttttccttGCATTTTGCTATCCATATTCTGACTTAGCTAAATGCACTTGTATTTTTTGAGCATTCATAACTTGTGACTAGAGTACCTATATTTCATATGGGGCGCATGTCCTAAGTGTAATTGTTTAATGcttaaaattaattcatttaaaaatgatgtgATTGTATTATATGTTTCGGGGAAAACAATTCTACTCATATGTTCATACTCAAAATAAATCTCACCGGATATCTGCCATACAGGCGTGCAGACATATCTGCCATCTGCAATCCAAGAAATCCAGTGGTTGGGGCAGAGATGGTAGCACTGATACTGTCCTTTCCCGATACATAGCGGAAGCTCATGTCACTCACGTCGATGTTCAAAGTGTGATGGGTAGAGCTGAAAAATAAAGATCAAcaataaatgtcatttttatattttagtacTCACAAGTTATCACAAGtgatataaaacataatatgtacattttataaTTGGTTTACTTATTATATACTTAGAAACCCGGAAACAATGCAAAAGCAAATAAAACTGACAAACTAGAGCATAGTGTTCGGTAGGTGTACTTACGGGGCATCAGGAGCATCTTGAAGTGTTTTCCTGAATTAATTTAAGGGATAGAAATCAGATGAGGTATTCAGATTTAAACacaatgtatacacacataaaaattGCATCTACCCTTTCAGGCAGAGTTTATGTGATATGTATTAATCGAGGGGTGATGTGTTTCACAAAGCCCCATTTCATTGAATGTTTTGAAAATTACCAGTGATCTGTCTGCTAATCAGGAATAATTACAACACTAACACTTAAGTGGATTATAACAATTGTTGAGATAATAAATGGGGAAGGCCAAAAATAATGTTAACAAGCAAGTGGTGTTACCTCAAAACATTGGGAAAGTGATGTTCCAAGTCCATTTTCAGGTCACTCTGGCTGAAAGTAGCCCGATTTTGCAGGCTCAGGGCACCATCCTCAAGGCTTGCAGTTGAAGAGGCTGTACCATAAAAAGCAGTATTGGGTTGCGTGAGTACAGACTAGGACATGTAGCAATTACAATACATAAGTAATGTAAATGGGATGAAGGTCAGAACTTACCATCAAGATCATATGCCAGGAAAGCCAAAGTAGAAGTGCAAGAGGACTTAAGTGAAGCAATGTAAGCAGGTGCACTGTTTGTCAGGCTTGCTGTCAGTGTTGTGCTGTAAATGGGAGAGGAGACCTTCACAGtggtggacagagcagcaggtaTGTATCCATCCTGGTTCTTGCTGCACACTGCAATGACTGCGCCATTGACAGACTGCAGTTCTTCTTCACTGGTGGCCTTGTCAAATTTCAGCACATCCCAAAGGCTTTTCTGGTAGATGGGAAGCGTGATAGCTTTCAGGATTGCAGCATGACCGTCAATGGATTCACTGACCTCCATTCGAATTTCTGCCAGATCATTGGACAGCAGCAAATCGTATGTGTGCAGAACAGATACAAGTTGTTCTTTGCCTTTCAGGCTGAGCTTCTGCTTCTCTGTAGTAATTTCAAGGGCAACATTCTGAAGAATGCTAGCCTCTCCCAGGCTGCTTGGCTGTGACATGTCAATATCCAAATTTGCAGTCAGTGTTACCAGAGGAATGAACTCAAATGTTCCTTTAGCAACATGCTTCCCCTTGGTGTTTAATGATTCCACATTAGCTTCGTTGTTGCAGATCAATTCCAATGTAGCATTCACATGGCTTAGAGATGCGTCAAGGGTCAGGTCCTCCTTCATGTCCATACTCCAGATGTTAGTCTCCCCAGAGTTACCATTGGAGTTGGCATCAGTCTTCAGAGTAGAGTGCAGGCCATTGGCATCCAAATACATATTAGCCTCATTATTCAGAGCTCCAGCAAAATTACCACTTGCCAGGATGGTTCCCTCAATCTTTCCTTTAGTAGATAAGTGACCAGAAAGTCCCTCCAGGGCCAGGTTCTGTTCAATATCTCCTTTGCCTTGAGCATCAATCAGTGGAAGGTTAAAGCTGTACTTCAGCTTTGTCTTAGAGTCCACGTTAGTCTTAGCCTTAGTGCTTCCAATTAGTTCTTGGTTGATTTCCAGGTTCAGAAATTGGAAGGAAACTTTCGCCACAGTTGCCAGAGAAGCCTCCATAGCTCTCCTGCTAAGATTGATGGTGCTATCATGGGTTCCCTGAATATTATCGTGCTCCAAGGACAAAGCTGTGGCAACTTTGATGCCCCTCTTCTTCCTAGACAAGCTAGTGGTTCCATCAAGTTTACCTTTAAGAATGTCAAATAGAGAGGTTGAGGAAACTTCAAATCGGGCAGTGATATCTTCCTGGTTTTGTAAGGCTGCATTGGCATTCAGAGAGATCACAGGAGACTTTAGTCCAATATCAAATATCAGGTTGCCTAAGGATGGGATTGTGATAGAATCAATGCCAATAGAAATCATGTCTGGGCTCTTCTCATACTGAAGCTTGAGATTAATGTCAATTGTCTGTTCAGTGGTGGTCAACAGGGTCTTCAGACCAGTGTTTTCCCACAGAGATACTTCATGGAGAGCTGGGGTTCGCACACcaataaatggaacagttacCTCAGGAATGTCCACTGGGAAGGTCAAAATGTTTAGATTAGCCTCACCATTCACTGTTGCAAAAATGGAAGTTTCCTTATTATTGTTGTCCATTGTAAGATTGTGGAAGTATTTGTACTGGTTGAATCGAGACAAAGCCACCCAGTTAATCTGTTGCACATCTGCATTGACAGTAATGGCATAATCGTTCTGCAGATCAACCTTTCCACTCAATGAAAAGGGGAGAGTAGCCTTAGCATTTCCCTTGTTCTGTaaatcaaaaataatttcagaggGATTAGCTAGAAGGTTGACTGAGTTAGAAATTGTTCCACTTACTTCCCCATCAAGCTCGGTGTCATGAGAACCTTTCAGTTCAATTTTCAGGTCCCCCATGTCAACCTTTCCACTCACAACTGCAAGGCTGCTCTTAATGAAGGGAGCTTCTGTCTCAGCACGGCCGTTAAGAGTGATGTCCCCAAATAAAATGCCATCAGCATTTAGAGTTTGTCTCATTTTTAGGTTTTTGCTATCTGTGTTTCCTGTAAAGGTCAGCTTAGCAGAGTTGATACTGATGGTGAAGTCCAGGTTACTCGTGTGGGTCATTTCATCAGTGTCCTCTGGCATGGTAAACTTCCCATTTCCGGTGGTTTCAATGGCCAAATGCATGGCGCCACCTTCCAAACGACTACCTGCCTTCTGGGTTATAGTGGCTTCACTTGACATGCCAAAATATGGGAGGTTAGCAAGATGGTTGTAGCTGGTTTCCAGAGAAGCAGAGAATCCACTTTCCAAGGCAAAGAATGCATTGTTGGCCAGTTCTGCAGTATATATTGCAGTTGTCGCTTTGGCAGTAGTCTTGGCTGATGCTTGAGCTGAGAGACCATAGATGGTGACCGAACCCTGGTGCTCAACTGATGCAGCAGAGTGGGTGAATTTAATTGTCTCAGCAACAACAACGCGACTCAGTTTTGGGAAGCCAACACGTGTAGTGACATCCAGGACATAGTTAAGAATATCCACAGTTGATGTTGCCTGTGATGAGAGGTAAGCTGTTATCTGTGGAGTCGCTGGGTTGGTTGTGGAGTTGTGGAGCTCAGTAGCGGCCCTGAAACTGTAGTGTGGAAACTTGAATCTCATCTCTCCATATAGTTTACCAAAAGCAGGGACTGTTATCTCACTGGGGATTGGGGGCAATGTGAACTCAGGGATCTGAAGGGCTGTGATATCAAAGTTCTCCAGACTGAGTTTTGGAATTGTGATGACAGGGAGGCTGATTTCAGGAAGACCATTCTCTGGAAGGGAACTCTGGATGTCAAGTAGAGATGACTGAATCCATATGACAAATTCCCTAACAGCTTCAGTTTTCTGTGGGATCTCATATGCTTGAATCTGCTCATTCACAAAACTTGTGACTTCACTGATTTTTGGGTTTACGTCATCAACAAAGGCATTGTAATCAAATGACTTCAATTTCTTGACAATGATGTCAATGTATTCACTGAGCAGGTCAATTATTTGCTTGAATTCAGATGTTTTCAATTGGTTCACTGCATCATCCAGTAGCTGCAATGCTTTGTCAGACAACACTGGCAGATCAATGGATTTTACATTGTTAATTACTGCCAGAATTGTGTCTTCAAttttgaattgcttcagtagtTCTACAACCTTTTCCAAGAGTGGTTCGATTTTCTTGTCAACTTCATAATTAGCCATTATTTCTCTGACTTTTGTGTAGGCAGCATTGATTTGGTCGGTGATTTGTAATTCGTTAAGAATGCGAATGATAATGCCTTTGATGGAGTCAACTGTTTTGATCAGTATTTCTGTTGGCATTTGTGCAACAAGCTTTTCAATGTACCCTCCAACATTGAAGGAggagacaaagtttttcagatctTGGATGAATGCTGCCAAGTCAAAGCTTTCAATCGCCTGCTTCAGTTCGCTTACTCTCTCCTGAAGCTTAACTTTGATTTCATATTCCTGCAACCAAGCAATGCTACTGTCCTTGAGTTTCTCCAAATCGGCCTGCCCAATGATATCCTCAACAGCAGTTACGATGCTAAGAATAGTTGCAGTGATCTCATACTGATCATCAATTTCCTTCAGTGCATTTCCAATGCGCATAATAATGTCTGTGAAGTTATCAGACCAGGCTTCACTTTCTACTATGCTCTTAAGTCTGGCTGCCACATTATCCAGGATGGATTCAATGGCATTCTTCATGCTCTCTAGATAAGCCTCCAAGTCTTCCACAGTGACAGCATTCTCCTGCAGTAGGGCAATAATTTTCTCCTTTACTGCAATGACCTTGTTCTCCAGATCCTGCTCTCTAACAAAGTCACTCACAGCCTGAGGCAGATTTTCAAGCCTTGCTCGGATTTCATCTCTGTTGATGTACTGTTGCAAGGATTCTAGAGCATGAACAAAGGATGCTTTCATCTGTTCCAATATGGCAGGCAAGGTCTCAAATAATGACAGCTCAAGGACATTGCTGTCGCTGCTCTTGTCATACTTCAGGGAATTGGAGATGCTAAATTCTTGGATCTCAGGATGGCTCAGAAAGTCTGTGAGGACTGTTCCTGACAACTCCACTCCGATCCTCTCAGGTTGGTTGTAAATGTCAATTTCCTGGGTGTATTCATGCTTGTTCAGCTTGGATTTCATCCTCCATGTTCCCTTCTGCTCCTGAGGGGTCAGGAGACTGTCAATCTTGTTGTCAAAGTGTGTCTCAACAGAAGCTTCAATGTCCAGTTGATGTGTGGTGGAAGCTCGGCAGTCATGTGAAAAGACTGCAGCCAAGGGCTCTGCCTTCAAGAGCAGTTTGCTATATAGCTGACCAGTATGCTTTCCAAACAAGGTCATATCACCATCAGCATTGAAAATGGAGTCAACACTAATGCTAAAAGGTACAACAAGTGCACGGACAGTATTGTCAACACGGAGAATCTGAGAGTTAAAGCGAGCCTCACTGTTCAATTTGGAGGTGAATCCAGCAACCTCAAAGTCAGTGTTGTGGATCAGATGAGCTCCCAGTATCTTGCCATTTGTGCTACATTTCATTGTTGCAGTAAGGTCAGCATAATTAATTTCATAGGTATGTCTGAGCTCCTCATTTCCGAAATTCCCCTTCAAGCTTCCAGTTAAGTCAATCTTGTAAGGTTGGAGTTTTAGTACACCTTCATTGTTCAAGCTGATGTCCAAGAGTCTGAGTTCATTGTTCACATTAACAGAAGCTAAGTAGGGCTTAATGTCAACTATGATGTCATGTTTATACGAGTTGCTGTCACTGACAAAGCTGTCCGTCTGTGAGCGGAAGGCTAATGTTGAAAGAGTAAGAGCCAGAGAGTTTGTATTTTCAATCTTCATGTCCAGCATTGATCCCTTGGATATAACTGAGAGTGTGGTACCAGTGGCATCGATTCCCCCATTGAAGACATTCTCTAATGCCAAGGGGCCACTCTGTAGGGTGGTGGTGCCACTTGTTGCCAGGTTACCACCACCAATAGTTAAGAAGGCCTTATGGGAACCATGACTTACACCAAAAACAAGGGAGCCTTCAGTGTTCACTTCCAGGCCACTGCTACTGGCAAACACACCCTTTATTGTGTTCTGGGTCTGGAGGAGGGGTGAGTCTAACTTGAATGTTGACTCTCCTTTCAGCTCTCTGCTGAAGGGGTTGATCATGAATGACTGCGAGGAGGAAGCTTTTGCATTCACAGAACCTATTCTGACAATTCCATCCAGATGTCCTTCACCAGAAAGCTCTTCAGGAGTAAATTCAGAATGGGCAGTGTAGTCAAGTGATGTCTGCAGACCCAGAGGGCTTGAAGCTTCTATCTTGTTAGTAGTTTTTATGTTTACTTTGTCAGTGATGCTTCCAATGCCCTCAAGACTGACATTGACATCTACAAACTTGTGGCTCAGAGAACTGCTGATGATGGCCTTcaaggcttcttcaggtgttgTGGTGAGTGCTCCAGtgcctaataaaaaataaatatgtgtttaTGTAGATTAGTCAGAATAATCTCCTCAATCTTAATTTTAGACATTGCAATTATATGGGAGATTATTAACATGGTTAGCtcattttacatacattttaggTTAACTGGCTACTTTTTGGaagctgaaatatttttttttccaaaaacaaatgtgtcatGAGAGGCACAAGGCATTGCAATATTATTCTTCAACAAACACCTTCATTACAACATCTGCATACCAAAGAAtaaaggtaaataaaataaaatgtttaccaTCAATTGTGTAAGATAGAATTTCCACAGGACAGTCACCCACAGCATTGTATTTGGCAGTACGAGCAGGAGCATCAACTGAAACCAGGCCCTCCCAGTTGTAGAAATTGCTGTTCACTTTGGCGGATACTTCAGCAATTCCAAGGAGGGGGAATGAGAGCTCATAGCTGGGGGGTATGATGAAGCTGGGGATGCTGACCTCCGTGGATGCGATCATCAGGCCAGTCAGGGGCACAGGCAGGTTTGGAGTGGTCAGGGTGGCGGGGATATTCAAATCCTCTGATGACTTTCCACCCAGAGGCACAGGAATAGTGACTGTGATGTGATTGCCATTGAATTGGTATTTGACTGCACCTTCACTGTTGGAAACAGTTAAATTGTTGGTTAAATTTAGTTTTTAAACATGAATTGAGAGTATAGTTTTTGCTGTTgaataaaactgaataaaaataaaagaggcgTATAGAGTGCACATATGCAGTCATTTGTGATACGTTACACACTACCATTGTGGCATGCTTGCATCAAAGCAAAGAAATGCTCTCGCATTTAAAGGCCACTTACGATTTCAGGTACAGTTTCTCAGGCAGGTGTAATCCTAGGATTTGTCCCAGACTCTCAACGGAGGGAGCAGGGGCATCAGCAAAAGCACTTTCCAGCCAGATATTGGTTGCCTGGAGAAATATATGACTTGTAAGGTCGGGGTACTGCAGTTTACTGAATTTTTactcaaaatacaaatatataaattacaCAAATTAGACACCTTTGCAAGATAAagaaatattgttttttcttaGTACCTCAATTGATTTAGACACAATATTGCGCACTGTCATGTCAGTATGTGTCACTGTCATGTCCAGAATGTCCTGGACGATCTTCTGGTATTCATCTACATTCTGGAAAAGCTTATGGACCTCAGAGCTCATGTCAGACTTCAGCTCAACCTCAATCCTGTTTTCATCTGTAATTGAAATGCATTCCCATACTTAagtcatttgaaaaatatttaagaaCCACGTTTTCATGGCTATATCGCAGGTTACAAGAATTCTAATTTAATCTTACGCAGTTGCTCTCcaataattgtttcaattcaCAAACTGATTACTCAAAATTGTAGTATCCTTACAAAATCCTGATGTTTGTAAATAACATTGTGAAAAATAGCAGAGGGATATACCATATCTGACAATGACTTTCTGCAGTGAGGAAGTCTCAGGGATGTTGATGATGCTCTCGATCTCCAGAATTAGGTCCTCAGCTCTCTTCAGGGCAGCAGTGACAGTAGCATCGGTCTTGAGTGAGGGTATGGCCAGCTGGACCTGCAGCATACCATCCTTCATTGCCTCAAGTCTGTaggaaggaaaaaaatgacTGAGCATGGCTACAGCTCATGTCAGACAAACTGCATTCTAATACAAGATTGTACAAAAAGAAGGGATTGAGGGGAACAGGGTTAGCTTACTTTGCATGACCAATCAGAGAAACCTGAGGGATGTTCTTGTGGGTGATGTCAATCATGATCCCCTTTCCATTGGCACTATCATCAGTGATGCCAAGTCTGATTCCAGCCTCTATGTCACAATCAGGAATTTGGACATCAGTGGTGAGAACATTTGTGTTCCTGTTGTACTTCATAACTGCTGTAGCTTCCGTGGGCTCTGCACCTGCGACCAAGAAAAATGGAAGTCTGTTACTGCTAGTAACAAAAAATATGCAgtatgttaatgcaaatacattctgaaaatcaGTACCCTTTCAATGACTTACCCTCTGCCATGAGTGTAATCTTCAGGGCATCCACCTTTTCTGGAACCTCTCCCTCCATTAGGTGTTCATAGGCAATGGTGGCAGTGTATTCAGTCACCTGACCAGTGGGCTCAATCTCCACAGCAACCCTAGGAAAAAGTAACcaagtttttaaaatgtttttatgcataGATTTTTACAGATTCTGCTATCAAAGTATGAAATCAATCTGCAATTTAGTTATATCATACATTAAACACCAAATAAAGCAAATACTATGACCTTTCCAAATTGTATTCTCATtccaaaagcaaaaaacatattATGTTGCCAAGTGCTGAAGGATTTTGTACAGTTTTGCTCCTAGTATACCATgttaatattgttaatattgcgatacacttaaaaaaaaaggaaaagtagtGAAAAGTAGCTCATTATATGAATATGTGAATGTCCCTACTTGTAATTTTACCAGTAATAATTACACCATTCCAAATGGACATCATGGTTATATAAGAGTCTGTGGGGCATGCCAAAATGTAagagtaatgtaaaaatacaataaaattgtGCAATAGGAACACATCATTGTTCTGCTGGTTAATGTTTTGCAGTGTTAACATGGATAAGGAGATCAGATTTTTAGTAGCCAAATATCTATCTGCATAAATATCTATCTACATTATGCCTGCCTCTTCTAGTTTCTTgtttagaaatgttttaaatCAATTGAAAAGGACATTtcacttttctgttttctgttaaaaGTTTAAAAGTAGCAGcacattctttttaaaataatgaaactatGTAAATAAGATGATAATACACACTGCAGAAATGTAACACTTACTCAGAATCTCCAGTGAGTGGGAAATAGGGAGCAGCATCAGTCGAGCCAGGGTATTTTAGGGTGATACAGGACTTCATGCCAGGTAAGACTGGGATGCACTTCACTAAGTCAGTTCTGTCCTCTGATATCGGTGACGGGCTCTTGGACTTGGTGGTGGTCACTGACAGCAGTCTGTTGCTGTAATTGGAAAAGGACAGGggttattttatttcaacacaaGAGAAACTCAAAAGAGAATTGTCAGTAACAAAAATTGTAACCTCAGTAATGATTGAGTCCTACCTAATTTCAAAGAGACGGGAGGTACCCTGAGGAGCTGGGACAGTAATCTTGAACTGGCTGTTGCTTATGGCAACCTTGGCATTGAGGGCACTCTCATGGTAGATGTTGGTGTGCATGGCAATACTGGAGATGAGAAGCTCAGGAATGTGAACACCCATCTCTGTCACAAATTCCACACCAATGGAAGGCATGAAAGCAATGTCCTGGTGTAGATAAATTGAGGGCAGAGTTAATGGCATGTTGTTTAAAAGAATAGCATTCCATGTATCTACATTGGTAATATCTTCATTATAATGGATTGTGGAACACAACTATGATACTTACCAGCCCAGGGGTTAGGTGCAGTCCGCCTTTGACTCCAGGGGCAAAGGTACCAGAAAGAGAGACTTTCAGAGGCATACCAGACCCAGTTGGCAGGAAGAACTCATTGTCCATGAACATGTAGTGAACAAATAACTCATTTTCAGTGCTGGAAAGAAGCTTCATGATctgaaaaagagaaatgaaaataaattaaattgtataATTGTAATCTGATTTCTACAGTTATGTATCATGTTGAAGTATGGGtgacaaaatatgaatattaacagTTACTGACACATTTTAGTTTGCCTCCTTGCTATATAAACAATTTcatgtgtaaatgtatttatgttacaTCTGAATTTCATAGTGTTTTTACAGGTTTTCTGTGAAATACCATACATACATCAGTAGGAAACATCTTGAGAAGATTATCAGCTAACAGGGCAGCAGAGTACGCCATCTCTTCCATTTCTGAAGTCTTGATGAATCCAAGCTCAGATCCCAAGAGTTTCAGATAAACCAGGGCATCGGGAGACTGCTGGGTCTTAAGTTCGCTCATCAGTTTGTTGACATTGTGACTTATTTCTCTCAGGATGTTCTGAGGCACCTGCAGGGAAGGCATAgcaaaataatcatttgaaaatgtttttaaattgaaCAAAGATGCCTCCCATAAGATGTATGAACCTTACATTCTATCTTAAAGCCTCAGCTGAGACCAACAGAGAATGGCTGCACAAAATACCTGTCTCCT includes these proteins:
- the LOC133128817 gene encoding apolipoprotein B-100-like codes for the protein MGDTKLCLLLLLCTFAFAQEDVESAEEESPPCLLAKRFKSFRNYVYQYETEALNGVSGTSNHRNGAKATCKVEIDVPQTCSYIVRTLECTLSEVSDIDPEGLPVYGSAAGADAFQAAMAKNSLKLTVEGESHVSLFPEEDEPINILNIKRGIISALLVPVLEEDNNKNMATLHGICKTDLAVNTREDIATDVTVTRDLSRCDAFTPKKDIASPLALISGLHIPLSKLISSTQTCNYKFDNEKKHMTEGTCTEKHILLPFSHREQSGVLTMVKQTLALQETSKINDRVFDHNEANLKALPMEAVEDKSPAQTKDVILATLRELSTLSQTSQGNRRAHLFQKLVTEIRGLKSEALSPAVPEMVEVSGLLTWQALAQCGTPECSSAILQILLTMDKTAPEVDAAVYAMGLLPNPTNHLVQDMLSMAQYKQSKPILYGLSNIVRRVYKIEGKVTPEITAVSEYMASLLGDCSGDKDQTFLTLRVIGNMGEAMEAANPALKSALLHCMTEPAATSTVQQAAIQAFRKLTVTEEARGVLLQTVLDGESPIQKRVAAYLVLMKNPEPSDLAEVISALLKEEDPQAKNFVASHLANILSSTDPASAPMKDKIAEALHGNEVPAVREFSKISRNYKMSNNLEGNVIFDSTGYLPKEIMLETTLKAFGYELDVLEVGLDGKGLEPTFEALFGHDGFFPDTLSKAIYWAGGKMPASVSTLLQKMIPPENGRMRRQVPQNILREISHNVNKLMSELKTQQSPDALVYLKLLGSELGFIKTSEMEEMAYSAALLADNLLKMFPTDIMKLLSSTENELFVHYMFMDNEFFLPTGSGMPLKVSLSGTFAPGVKGGLHLTPGLDIAFMPSIGVEFVTEMGVHIPELLISSIAMHTNIYHESALNAKVAISNSQFKITVPAPQGTSRLFEISNRLLSVTTTKSKSPSPISEDRTDLVKCIPVLPGMKSCITLKYPGSTDAAPYFPLTGDSEVAVEIEPTGQVTEYTATIAYEHLMEGEVPEKVDALKITLMAEGAEPTEATAVMKYNRNTNVLTTDVQIPDCDIEAGIRLGITDDSANGKGIMIDITHKNIPQVSLIGHAKLEAMKDGMLQVQLAIPSLKTDATVTAALKRAEDLILEIESIINIPETSSLQKVIVRYDENRIEVELKSDMSSEVHKLFQNVDEYQKIVQDILDMTVTHTDMTVRNIVSKSIEATNIWLESAFADAPAPSVESLGQILGLHLPEKLYLKSEGAVKYQFNGNHITVTIPVPLGGKSSEDLNIPATLTTPNLPVPLTGLMIASTEVSIPSFIIPPSYELSFPLLGIAEVSAKVNSNFYNWEGLVSVDAPARTAKYNAVGDCPVEILSYTIDGTGALTTTPEEALKAIISSSLSHKFVDVNVSLEGIGSITDKVNIKTTNKIEASSPLGLQTSLDYTAHSEFTPEELSGEGHLDGIVRIGSVNAKASSSQSFMINPFSRELKGESTFKLDSPLLQTQNTIKGVFASSSGLEVNTEGSLVFGVSHGSHKAFLTIGGGNLATSGTTTLQSGPLALENVFNGGIDATGTTLSVISKGSMLDMKIENTNSLALTLSTLAFRSQTDSFVSDSNSYKHDIIVDIKPYLASVNVNNELRLLDISLNNEGVLKLQPYKIDLTGSLKGNFGNEELRHTYEINYADLTATMKCSTNGKILGAHLIHNTDFEVAGFTSKLNSEARFNSQILRVDNTVRALVVPFSISVDSIFNADGDMTLFGKHTGQLYSKLLLKAEPLAAVFSHDCRASTTHQLDIEASVETHFDNKIDSLLTPQEQKGTWRMKSKLNKHEYTQEIDIYNQPERIGVELSGTVLTDFLSHPEIQEFSISNSLKYDKSSDSNVLELSLFETLPAILEQMKASFVHALESLQQYINRDEIRARLENLPQAVSDFVREQDLENKVIAVKEKIIALLQENAVTVEDLEAYLESMKNAIESILDNVAARLKSIVESEAWSDNFTDIIMRIGNALKEIDDQYEITATILSIVTAVEDIIGQADLEKLKDSSIAWLQEYEIKVKLQERVSELKQAIESFDLAAFIQDLKNFVSSFNVGGYIEKLVAQMPTEILIKTVDSIKGIIIRILNELQITDQINAAYTKVREIMANYEVDKKIEPLLEKVVELLKQFKIEDTILAVINNVKSIDLPVLSDKALQLLDDAVNQLKTSEFKQIIDLLSEYIDIIVKKLKSFDYNAFVDDVNPKISEVTSFVNEQIQAYEIPQKTEAVREFVIWIQSSLLDIQSSLPENGLPEISLPVITIPKLSLENFDITALQIPEFTLPPIPSEITVPAFGKLYGEMRFKFPHYSFRAATELHNSTTNPATPQITAYLSSQATSTVDILNYVLDVTTRVGFPKLSRVVVAETIKFTHSAASVEHQGSVTIYGLSAQASAKTTAKATTAIYTAELANNAFFALESGFSASLETSYNHLANLPYFGMSSEATITQKAGSRLEGGAMHLAIETTGNGKFTMPEDTDEMTHTSNLDFTISINSAKLTFTGNTDSKNLKMRQTLNADGILFGDITLNGRAETEAPFIKSSLAVVSGKVDMGDLKIELKGSHDTELDGEVSGTISNSVNLLANPSEIIFDLQNKGNAKATLPFSLSGKVDLQNDYAITVNADVQQINWVALSRFNQYKYFHNLTMDNNNKETSIFATVNGEANLNILTFPVDIPEVTVPFIGVRTPALHEVSLWENTGLKTLLTTTEQTIDINLKLQYEKSPDMISIGIDSITIPSLGNLIFDIGLKSPVISLNANAALQNQEDITARFEVSSTSLFDILKGKLDGTTSLSRKKRGIKVATALSLEHDNIQGTHDSTINLSRRAMEASLATVAKVSFQFLNLEINQELIGSTKAKTNVDSKTKLKYSFNLPLIDAQGKGDIEQNLALEGLSGHLSTKGKIEGTILASGNFAGALNNEANMYLDANGLHSTLKTDANSNGNSGETNIWSMDMKEDLTLDASLSHVNATLELICNNEANVESLNTKGKHVAKGTFEFIPLVTLTANLDIDMSQPSSLGEASILQNVALEITTEKQKLSLKGKEQLVSVLHTYDLLLSNDLAEIRMEVSESIDGHAAILKAITLPIYQKSLWDVLKFDKATSEEELQSVNGAVIAVCSKNQDGYIPAALSTTVKVSSPIYSTTLTASLTNSAPAYIASLKSSCTSTLAFLAYDLDASSTASLEDGALSLQNRATFSQSDLKMDLEHHFPNVLSSTHHTLNIDVSDMSFRYVSGKDSISATISAPTTGFLGLQMADMSARLYGRYPSEPKVDVDILNVKASQSLQTDWNKEIMTDIFLGLKERLPDITASLYSTVDKYHSELFDMDIRSASQELKNIISALFEPVDLPETSEFTILFRHLITQYQNTITTVLDKVIQFLREFQVPGLEGKPTLPVLTHNVMSSVSAVIEQAVQKINDYLEPYIDAIITNLSTIQVTMPGSDEAFPASQVLENLKSSIKNIQNTIVGMVRHLESPDVMLQKMIDLVQNCAKKADEFTGSLKSDVLDAVAAYVNTIFNWIKTTYDKVYANRPLKKHQLVRKSLHLRKYLKLRKYLHPRKYLKLRKCQQLRKYLLQRKYLHLRKYLHLRKYLLQRKYQQLRKCQQLRKCPKLRNWETRKIRTRSEQVCEYELPAPEHTDITVDSAPNHGGSGYIVPKVEASNLEATQRQQTVPPCPEASNSTGWVGWRAPGSAGRSGEGKVPRPTPSGPDSVACPSQGVVKEERWLEELTASNLQQPADPGVESAV